One Psychrosphaera aestuarii DNA window includes the following coding sequences:
- a CDS encoding SirB2 family protein: MYIALKHAHLTFILLSVVLFYFRFYKVQIAGQSLPKVLKILPHIIDTLLIATAIGLCIVIQQYPIMQNWLTIKVLFVIAYIVFAALAIKATNKQRAIAMLTGASVSLIMAAFMAIHKLA; the protein is encoded by the coding sequence ATGTATATCGCTTTAAAACACGCTCATTTGACGTTTATTTTATTAAGCGTTGTTTTGTTTTATTTTCGCTTTTATAAAGTACAAATTGCAGGTCAGTCTTTACCAAAAGTTTTAAAAATCCTACCTCATATCATTGATACGTTACTTATCGCGACGGCCATTGGTTTATGCATTGTGATTCAACAGTACCCAATTATGCAAAACTGGCTCACCATAAAAGTCCTATTTGTCATTGCTTATATCGTATTTGCTGCGCTTGCAATCAAAGCAACAAATAAACAACGTGCAATAGCCATGTTAACTGGTGCATCGGTCAGTCTGATAATGGCCGCATTTATGGCAATTCATAAGTTGGCATAA
- a CDS encoding response regulator: protein MVDDFLFAGDAPEVESVKTIGCWKVLIVDDEPEVHAVTKLALSDFVFQDKSIEFISAYSGAEAKEIINQHNDIAIVLLDVVMETDDAGLNVANYIRNELNNHKVRIILRTGQPGQAPEKQVIVNYDINDYKSKTELTAQKLFTVVLSGLRSYRDIRALEKSHDGLRKIISASADIFNVHSMDQFIEGVMQQLTSVLGCGEEQAIYATDSFMVNCTARKKEHDLKVIAAQGQFADKVGLLVSELGVVKDNNLNNAFKQAITSRSIVYQDNYLIAYCHSRYSTNSLLFVSGLPSDISESQKDLVELFAKNVQIAYESIQLKVELDSSQTELLERLGGAVEKRLNDSSGHIRRVTQLSTMLGEWFGLGDSELEMLKKAAPLHDIGKISLSNELLKKEYDLDEIEWEKVKQCPIRGLEILDGSKSEIIQYAAIVAYQHNENWDGTGYPQAIKGKSIHLFARIVKVANVYESLRSALIYKEAWSHEKAIQYLKLESSKQFDPELIKLVLENDQEFERVYKS from the coding sequence ATGGTTGATGATTTTTTGTTTGCAGGTGATGCACCAGAAGTTGAGTCAGTAAAAACAATTGGTTGTTGGAAAGTACTAATCGTTGATGATGAACCTGAAGTTCATGCGGTAACCAAGCTTGCGCTGAGTGATTTTGTTTTTCAAGATAAAAGCATTGAGTTTATTAGCGCCTATAGTGGTGCTGAAGCAAAAGAAATTATTAACCAGCACAATGACATCGCCATTGTTTTATTAGACGTGGTAATGGAAACGGATGACGCAGGTTTAAATGTCGCTAACTACATTCGTAACGAATTAAATAATCATAAAGTCCGTATAATCCTTCGAACCGGCCAACCAGGTCAGGCACCAGAAAAGCAAGTTATTGTTAATTACGACATAAACGATTACAAATCAAAAACAGAACTAACGGCTCAAAAATTATTTACCGTAGTGTTGTCTGGTTTACGGTCATATAGAGATATCCGAGCGTTAGAGAAAAGTCATGACGGTCTTCGAAAAATAATATCGGCATCCGCAGATATTTTCAATGTTCATTCGATGGATCAGTTTATTGAGGGTGTTATGCAGCAATTAACCTCAGTATTAGGCTGTGGCGAAGAGCAAGCTATATACGCCACTGATAGTTTTATGGTTAATTGCACAGCTAGAAAAAAAGAACATGATTTAAAAGTAATAGCAGCGCAAGGGCAGTTTGCGGATAAAGTGGGCTTGTTAGTTTCAGAGCTAGGCGTTGTTAAAGACAATAACCTTAACAACGCTTTTAAACAAGCGATCACATCAAGATCGATCGTATATCAAGACAACTACTTAATCGCTTATTGTCACAGTCGTTACTCCACTAACTCATTGTTGTTTGTATCTGGTTTACCCTCAGACATTTCCGAAAGTCAAAAAGATCTCGTTGAATTGTTTGCAAAGAATGTACAAATTGCATACGAGAGTATTCAACTTAAAGTTGAACTTGATTCGTCACAAACTGAATTGCTCGAGCGATTAGGTGGGGCCGTTGAGAAACGCTTAAATGATTCAAGTGGTCATATCCGAAGAGTCACGCAGTTATCAACCATGTTAGGCGAATGGTTTGGCTTAGGTGACTCTGAGCTGGAAATGTTAAAAAAAGCCGCTCCCTTGCACGATATCGGTAAGATTTCCTTATCGAATGAATTGCTAAAAAAAGAATATGACCTTGACGAAATTGAATGGGAAAAGGTTAAGCAGTGTCCAATAAGAGGCTTAGAAATATTAGATGGCTCTAAAAGTGAAATTATTCAATATGCTGCTATTGTTGCTTATCAACATAATGAAAATTGGGATGGTACGGGTTACCCGCAAGCTATCAAAGGCAAGAGCATCCATTTATTTGCAAGAATAGTTAAAGTGGCTAATGTATATGAGTCGTTAAGAAGTGCCTTAATATATAAAGAGGCTTGGTCACACGAGAAGGCCATCCAGTATCTTAAATTGGAATCGTCAAAGCAGTTTGACCCGGAGCTTATCAAACTGGTTTTAGAAAATGATCAAGAATTTGAACGTGTTTACAAAAGCTAG
- the prmC gene encoding peptide chain release factor N(5)-glutamine methyltransferase — MTKLVTIEAAIQLAADSLQVISDSAKLDAELLLLHILNKPKSYLFTWPDRTLDDVQYSAFFELVAERAKGRPVAHIIGHRDFWTLDLEVNNSTLIPRPDTETLVEVVLESINNLNITDQSRGLDLGTGTGAIALALASELPSMSWLGADFNHDAVNLARRNAQRNKVENCQFIQSDWFSNVGSEKYAVIVSNPPYIDPTDPHLSEGDVQFEPKSALVAEASGTADLEHIIANAPKYLTSPGLLAVEHGYDQGAIVRQAFNKNLFKNIKTFVDLGQNDRITIGYF; from the coding sequence GTGACAAAGCTAGTTACAATAGAGGCGGCTATTCAACTGGCCGCCGATTCTCTCCAAGTGATCTCAGACTCAGCAAAGCTAGATGCTGAGTTGTTGCTCCTACATATTTTAAATAAACCAAAGTCATATTTGTTTACTTGGCCAGATAGAACTCTAGATGACGTTCAATATTCAGCCTTCTTTGAATTAGTTGCTGAGAGAGCAAAAGGACGACCTGTTGCCCATATCATAGGTCACCGAGACTTTTGGACATTAGACTTAGAAGTTAATAACAGCACTCTAATTCCACGCCCGGATACTGAAACCTTAGTTGAAGTTGTTTTAGAATCAATTAACAACCTAAATATTACCGATCAGAGTAGAGGATTAGACTTAGGAACGGGCACAGGCGCAATTGCTTTGGCTTTGGCTAGCGAATTACCATCGATGAGCTGGCTTGGTGCCGACTTTAATCACGACGCAGTTAATTTAGCGCGTCGAAATGCGCAACGAAATAAAGTTGAAAATTGTCAGTTCATACAAAGTGATTGGTTTTCTAATGTAGGCTCTGAAAAATACGCTGTTATAGTGAGTAATCCACCTTATATTGATCCAACAGATCCACATTTATCTGAAGGTGATGTGCAGTTTGAGCCTAAAAGTGCGCTTGTTGCTGAGGCGTCTGGTACCGCAGACCTAGAGCATATTATTGCAAACGCTCCTAAATACTTAACCTCGCCAGGGCTTCTAGCTGTTGAGCATGGTTACGACCAAGGCGCTATAGTACGACAGGCTTTTAATAAAAACCTGTTTAAAAACATAAAGACATTTGTTGATTTGGGTCAAAATGATCGCATAACAATTGGCTATTTTTAA
- the prfA gene encoding peptide chain release factor 1, translated as MKESIERKLEGLVERYEEVQALLSDPSVISDQERFRALSKEYSDLEDVTKAFTQFQSAVSDLEEAKLMLEEDDAEMREMANEEIKLAKKEIERLEDELQVLMLPKDPNDSNNCFVEIRAGAGGDEAAIFAGDLFRMYSRYAESKRWKVEVMSSNEGEHGGYKEIVAHFTGNDVYGTMKFESGGHRVQRVPETESQGRVHTSACTVVVMPEIPEAEAIEINTADLKIDTYRASGAGGQHVNKTDSAVRITHLPTGIVVECQDERSQHKNKAKAMSVLSARIQAAEDEKRNAEETSMRRNLVASGDRSERVRTYNFPQGRLSEHRINLTLYKLNEIIEGDLDCVLQPLMTEYQADLLASMSEE; from the coding sequence ATGAAAGAATCAATAGAAAGAAAACTTGAAGGCCTAGTAGAGCGTTATGAAGAAGTTCAAGCATTACTTAGCGACCCAAGTGTAATTTCAGATCAAGAGCGTTTTAGAGCCTTGTCTAAAGAGTACTCTGATCTAGAAGACGTTACTAAAGCATTTACGCAATTTCAGTCAGCTGTTAGCGACTTAGAAGAAGCAAAATTAATGCTGGAAGAAGATGATGCTGAAATGCGAGAAATGGCGAATGAAGAAATCAAACTTGCCAAAAAAGAAATTGAGCGACTTGAAGATGAGCTTCAAGTACTTATGCTGCCAAAAGATCCTAATGACTCCAATAACTGCTTCGTAGAAATACGTGCCGGTGCCGGCGGTGATGAGGCTGCCATTTTTGCGGGCGACTTATTCCGTATGTATAGTCGCTATGCTGAATCAAAGCGCTGGAAAGTTGAAGTTATGAGCTCTAACGAAGGTGAACATGGCGGATATAAAGAGATCGTCGCTCATTTTACTGGCAACGATGTTTATGGAACGATGAAGTTTGAGTCAGGTGGACATCGAGTGCAGCGTGTGCCTGAAACCGAGTCGCAAGGGCGCGTTCACACTTCAGCTTGTACTGTAGTAGTAATGCCAGAAATACCAGAAGCCGAAGCGATTGAAATAAACACCGCAGATTTAAAAATTGATACCTACAGAGCATCAGGTGCAGGTGGTCAGCATGTTAACAAAACTGACTCTGCAGTTCGCATTACCCACTTACCAACAGGCATTGTAGTTGAATGCCAAGATGAGCGTTCACAGCATAAAAACAAAGCTAAAGCTATGTCGGTGTTGAGTGCACGAATCCAAGCCGCTGAAGATGAAAAACGCAATGCTGAAGAAACGAGTATGCGTCGTAATTTAGTTGCCAGTGGCGATCGTTCAGAACGTGTTCGTACCTACAATTTTCCACAAGGGCGTTTATCAGAGCATCGTATAAATTTAACTCTGTATAAGCTAAACGAAATCATTGAGGGCGATCTTGATTGTGTACTTCAGCCATTAATGACTGAATATCAAGCAGACCTACTAGCGTCGATGTCAGAAGAGTAG
- the hemA gene encoding glutamyl-tRNA reductase codes for MSVIALGINHKSASVALRERLAFTPERLPEALKTIRSNAGCDEAVILSTCNRTEIYCFGEQAKAQDVVNWLAQFHQVGEDELNQHVYIHQNIEATRHLMRVASGLDSMVLGEPQILGQVKQAYQQAKSIGTVQTYFERMFQQSFSVAKQVRTETDIATNAVSVAYAAVTLAKQVFGEFTGKKVLLVGAGETIELVAKHIYEQGAKDIIVANRTLSRAEGIAEQFGAKVCTLSQISEEILTADVVISSTASTLPIIGKGLIEKVFKQRKHKPMFLVDLAVPRDIEPEVAELDDAYLYTVDDLQDIVASNMQARSEAAVEAEAIIDGKASIFSDWISSLDSVDLIKDYRTQSIATKDELLSRALNQIQAGNDPETVLIEMANKLTNRLIHAPTSALKEAAENQNSEQLAIMKTVLGIQ; via the coding sequence ATGTCCGTAATCGCGTTAGGAATAAATCACAAATCTGCTTCGGTAGCACTTCGGGAGCGACTCGCGTTTACGCCTGAGCGTTTGCCAGAAGCGTTAAAAACCATTCGAAGCAATGCAGGTTGTGATGAAGCAGTGATCCTATCGACATGCAATCGTACAGAAATTTATTGCTTTGGTGAACAAGCAAAAGCACAAGATGTTGTAAATTGGTTAGCACAATTTCATCAAGTAGGTGAAGACGAGCTGAATCAACATGTTTACATTCACCAAAATATAGAGGCTACACGTCACCTAATGAGAGTTGCGAGTGGTCTTGACTCAATGGTTCTAGGTGAGCCGCAAATACTTGGGCAAGTAAAACAAGCCTATCAGCAAGCCAAATCTATCGGTACCGTACAAACTTACTTCGAACGAATGTTTCAGCAGTCCTTTTCAGTAGCTAAGCAAGTTAGAACTGAAACAGATATAGCAACAAATGCGGTATCGGTTGCATATGCGGCTGTAACGCTAGCAAAACAAGTTTTCGGTGAGTTTACTGGAAAAAAAGTATTATTGGTTGGGGCAGGTGAAACGATAGAACTAGTGGCTAAACATATCTACGAGCAAGGTGCGAAAGATATCATAGTTGCAAATAGAACCCTCAGTCGAGCAGAAGGCATAGCGGAACAGTTTGGCGCTAAAGTTTGTACGTTGAGTCAAATTAGTGAAGAAATTTTAACAGCAGATGTTGTTATTAGTTCAACAGCAAGCACGCTGCCTATTATTGGCAAAGGCTTAATTGAAAAAGTGTTTAAACAGCGTAAACATAAGCCAATGTTTTTAGTTGATTTAGCAGTTCCTCGTGATATCGAGCCTGAAGTTGCTGAATTAGATGATGCCTATTTATATACAGTCGACGACTTGCAAGACATCGTTGCTAGTAACATGCAGGCACGAAGTGAAGCCGCTGTTGAAGCCGAAGCAATAATAGACGGTAAAGCAAGTATTTTCTCCGATTGGATAAGCTCCTTAGACTCAGTTGACCTTATAAAAGATTACCGCACGCAAAGTATTGCAACGAAAGACGAACTGTTAAGCAGAGCATTAAATCAAATTCAAGCCGGCAATGATCCAGAAACGGTACTCATTGAAATGGCGAATAAATTAACAAACCGACTGATTCATGCACCAACATCAGCGCTTAAAGAAGCTGCAGAGAATCAGAATAGTGAACAGTTGGCTATTATGAAAACCGTATTGGGGATCCAATGA
- the lolB gene encoding lipoprotein insertase outer membrane protein LolB → MTYFKSTFLTILTLVLISACTTLPDSSSALKVKSATELSQWTARGKILLVSGKEKESAYFYWRQDRDDFQFTLSTFIGVDVLSLKYENGIATLKLDGKSYSDNDPQRLVARLTNKQIPFKKLPLWLLGSAVKKDVIDPIYINKTELQSFAFKESGFNKQTWRINYSEREPVLKLRLPKGMTIKSSDSRIKIAISNWQLEG, encoded by the coding sequence ATGACATACTTTAAATCTACCTTTCTAACGATACTAACACTTGTTTTGATCAGTGCGTGTACAACACTACCTGACTCGTCAAGTGCGCTAAAAGTAAAATCTGCAACGGAATTATCACAGTGGACGGCGCGTGGAAAGATTTTATTGGTGTCTGGCAAAGAAAAAGAAAGCGCCTATTTTTATTGGCGACAAGACAGAGATGATTTTCAGTTTACTTTATCGACGTTTATCGGCGTTGATGTACTTTCATTAAAATATGAAAACGGTATCGCCACTCTGAAATTAGACGGTAAATCATATAGTGACAATGACCCCCAAAGATTAGTTGCTCGTTTGACCAACAAACAAATTCCATTCAAAAAACTACCACTGTGGTTATTAGGCTCAGCGGTAAAAAAAGATGTTATTGATCCGATATATATAAATAAAACTGAATTGCAATCTTTTGCTTTTAAGGAGTCTGGATTTAATAAGCAAACTTGGCGCATAAATTACAGTGAACGCGAACCGGTTTTAAAACTAAGATTACCTAAAGGTATGACAATAAAATCTTCTGATTCTCGAATTAAAATCGCCATTTCCAATTGGCAACTCGAAGGTTAA
- the ispE gene encoding 4-(cytidine 5'-diphospho)-2-C-methyl-D-erythritol kinase, translating to MTVTKLTLLSPAKLNLFLNINGQLENGYHELQSLFHFLDYGDEMTFIASPNQNNTGTVNLSCNIKALESQDNLIFKAANKLKQHAYDTGLARCSGLPNIQIDLNKKLPMGGGVGGGSSNAATTLLALNKLWNFNLSIPMLETIGLSIGADVPIFVNGQTAIADGVGEKLTNYPIKEKWYLVLTPKQNVNTAELFSSPLLPRNSPKIPLDEIKYQGIESQFKNDFEKLVYNRYPNVAKSLDWLLEYGPARMTGTGACVFAEFDTQNEAKEVHNRLPVDLTGFVAKGCNTSPTHQTLFG from the coding sequence ATGACAGTGACAAAACTGACGCTACTTTCCCCTGCCAAGTTAAATCTTTTTTTGAATATCAATGGGCAGTTAGAAAATGGTTATCACGAACTGCAAAGTCTATTTCACTTTTTAGACTATGGCGACGAAATGACTTTTATTGCCTCTCCTAATCAAAACAACACCGGCACGGTAAATTTATCCTGCAACATAAAGGCACTTGAGTCGCAAGATAATTTAATCTTCAAAGCGGCAAATAAGTTAAAACAACATGCTTATGATACTGGACTTGCTCGTTGTTCAGGCCTCCCTAATATTCAAATTGATCTAAATAAGAAATTACCCATGGGCGGCGGTGTCGGAGGTGGATCGTCAAATGCAGCAACCACATTGTTAGCTTTAAATAAGTTGTGGAACTTTAATTTAAGCATTCCCATGTTAGAAACAATTGGCCTTAGTATTGGCGCTGATGTGCCGATTTTTGTTAACGGCCAAACGGCCATTGCCGATGGTGTAGGAGAAAAGTTAACTAACTATCCTATAAAAGAAAAATGGTATTTGGTTTTAACGCCAAAACAAAATGTAAATACTGCTGAATTATTTTCTTCACCTCTTTTGCCGCGAAATTCGCCGAAAATACCGCTAGATGAAATTAAATACCAAGGTATTGAATCGCAATTTAAAAATGATTTTGAAAAGTTAGTTTATAATCGTTATCCAAACGTTGCCAAATCATTAGACTGGTTGTTAGAATATGGGCCGGCCAGGATGACTGGCACTGGCGCTTGTGTTTTTGCTGAGTTTGATACTCAGAACGAAGCAAAAGAGGTACATAATCGACTGCCTGTCGACCTGACTGGATTTGTTGCAAAAGGATGCAACACTTCCCCGACGCACCAAACGCTGTTTGGCTAA
- a CDS encoding ribose-phosphate pyrophosphokinase yields MPDIKLFAGNATPELAEIISNRLDIDLGNATVGRFSDGEISVQVNDNVRGSDVFIIQSTCAPCNDNLMELIVMVDALRRASAGRITAVIPYFGYARQDRRVRSARVPITAKVVADFLSSVGVDRVLTVDLHAEQIQGFFDVPVDNVFGSPILVDDLRKKGFDLADDVVVVSPDIGGVVRARAIAKLLNDKDLAIIDKRRPQANVAQVMHIIGDVKGRDCIMVDDMIDTGGTLCKAAEALKAQGAKRVFAYATHPVFSGNAIENLKNTVIDEVIVTDSIPLPADIAALPNVRQLTLGNMLAEAIRRLSNEESISAMFDH; encoded by the coding sequence GTGCCTGATATAAAGCTCTTCGCTGGAAACGCTACCCCAGAACTTGCCGAAATCATCAGTAACCGTCTTGACATCGACCTGGGTAACGCCACTGTAGGCCGTTTCAGCGACGGTGAGATTAGTGTTCAAGTAAATGACAACGTTCGAGGATCGGATGTTTTCATCATTCAATCCACTTGTGCTCCTTGTAATGACAATCTAATGGAATTAATTGTAATGGTCGATGCGCTTAGGCGTGCATCTGCTGGTCGAATTACAGCTGTTATTCCATACTTTGGTTACGCGCGCCAAGACCGACGAGTTCGCTCTGCTCGTGTTCCAATTACCGCAAAAGTTGTAGCCGATTTTCTTTCAAGTGTAGGGGTAGACAGAGTTTTAACTGTTGACCTTCACGCTGAACAGATTCAAGGCTTCTTTGATGTACCCGTTGACAACGTGTTCGGTAGTCCAATCTTAGTAGACGACCTACGTAAAAAAGGTTTCGATTTAGCCGATGATGTTGTTGTTGTCTCGCCAGACATTGGTGGTGTAGTAAGAGCTCGCGCAATTGCAAAACTACTAAACGACAAAGACTTAGCGATAATAGACAAACGCCGCCCGCAAGCTAATGTTGCACAAGTCATGCATATCATTGGTGATGTAAAGGGTCGCGACTGTATTATGGTTGATGACATGATTGATACTGGTGGCACACTATGTAAAGCAGCTGAAGCTCTCAAAGCTCAAGGTGCAAAACGTGTATTTGCTTATGCAACACACCCTGTTTTCTCTGGTAACGCCATTGAAAATTTAAAAAACACGGTAATTGATGAAGTTATTGTTACCGACTCAATACCTCTGCCTGCGGACATTGCCGCATTGCCAAATGTTAGACAACTAACACTAGGTAATATGCTTGCAGAAGCCATTCGTCGACTCAGTAATGAAGAGTCAATATCGGCGATGTTTGATCACTAA
- a CDS encoding 50S ribosomal protein L25/general stress protein Ctc — translation MSEAIYTLEATVRTDKGTGASRRLRHANQVPAILYGTDKDALNLALSHNKVWQAQAHEGFYSHILTLVIDGKKEEVILKDVQRHPFKPLIMHLDFQRVDAKQKLHTNVPVHFIGEESVTKSGAVVAHTMTEIEITCLPKDLPEFIEVNVADLEIGQTIHISDLKLPAGVASVELAKGESHDLAVVTVHAPKTKAEDTDEASEEADSE, via the coding sequence ATGTCTGAAGCTATTTATACATTAGAAGCTACAGTTCGTACTGACAAAGGTACTGGTGCGAGCCGCCGCCTACGTCATGCTAACCAAGTTCCTGCAATCTTATACGGTACAGATAAAGACGCGCTTAACCTTGCTTTATCTCACAACAAAGTATGGCAAGCACAAGCACACGAAGGTTTTTACTCGCACATTCTTACTCTTGTTATCGACGGTAAGAAAGAAGAAGTAATTCTTAAAGACGTTCAACGTCACCCGTTTAAGCCATTGATCATGCACTTGGACTTCCAACGTGTTGATGCTAAGCAGAAATTACACACTAACGTTCCAGTTCACTTCATTGGTGAAGAGTCTGTAACTAAGTCTGGTGCTGTTGTTGCTCACACTATGACTGAGATAGAAATCACTTGTTTACCGAAAGACCTTCCTGAGTTCATCGAAGTAAACGTTGCTGATTTAGAAATCGGTCAAACTATTCACATCAGCGATCTTAAATTGCCAGCTGGTGTTGCGTCTGTAGAATTAGCAAAAGGTGAATCTCACGATCTAGCCGTTGTTACTGTACACGCACCAAAGACTAAAGCAGAAGATACTGACGAAGCTTCAGAAGAAGCAGATTCAGAATAA
- the pth gene encoding aminoacyl-tRNA hydrolase has product MSTDIQLIVGLANPGPEYKYTRHNAGAWFIEELCRAQNVTLKNDPKYFGYTGKLLIDGNEVRVLIPTTFMNLSGKSVSALANFFKIKPEQILVAHDELDMPPGKVKIKQGGGHGGHNGLKDIIAKLANNKEFYRLRIGIGHPGSREKVTGWVLGKAPQVDQEKIDAAIDEATRCMDIWFKQDLKKAQSRLHSFSAE; this is encoded by the coding sequence ATGAGTACCGATATTCAACTAATCGTGGGCCTGGCTAATCCAGGCCCCGAATACAAATACACCCGCCATAATGCCGGTGCCTGGTTTATCGAAGAACTATGCCGAGCACAAAATGTTACCCTTAAAAATGATCCCAAATACTTTGGTTATACCGGTAAATTACTCATTGACGGTAACGAAGTTCGAGTGCTAATTCCCACCACCTTTATGAATTTAAGTGGAAAATCTGTTAGTGCACTTGCAAACTTCTTTAAAATTAAACCAGAGCAAATTCTTGTCGCGCATGACGAACTAGATATGCCTCCAGGAAAAGTAAAGATCAAACAAGGTGGCGGACACGGCGGCCATAACGGCTTAAAAGACATAATCGCTAAATTGGCGAATAACAAAGAATTTTATCGACTCCGTATTGGAATCGGTCATCCAGGTAGTCGTGAAAAAGTGACTGGCTGGGTGTTGGGCAAAGCCCCTCAAGTAGACCAAGAAAAAATAGATGCAGCAATAGACGAAGCAACGCGTTGCATGGACATTTGGTTTAAACAAGATTTAAAAAAAGCACAGAGTAGATTACATTCATTCAGTGCCGAATAA
- the ychF gene encoding redox-regulated ATPase YchF has translation MGFKCGIVGLPNVGKSTLFNALTKAGIEAANFPFCTIEPNTGVVPVPDLRLDKLAEIVNPQRVIPTTMEFVDIAGLVKGASKGEGLGNQFLANIRETDAIGHVVRCFDDPNIVHVAGQVNPQEDIDVINTELALADMDSIDNAMFRNAKKAKGGDADAKFEIKVLEKLKPIVDEGGMARSVELTKEELAAISYLNLLTMKPTMYIANVAEDGFENNPFLDKVREIASTENAVVVAVCAAIESELSELEPEDLAEFMEDLGWDEPGLNRVIRSGYELLRLNTYFTAGVKEVRAWTYTSGSTAPQAAGKIHTDFEKGFIRAEIVGYDDFVENGGESGAKEAGKWRLEGKDYIVKDGDVIHFRFNV, from the coding sequence ATGGGTTTTAAATGTGGCATCGTAGGCTTACCAAATGTTGGTAAATCAACTTTATTTAATGCATTAACAAAAGCAGGTATCGAAGCTGCAAACTTTCCATTCTGTACTATCGAACCTAATACTGGTGTTGTTCCGGTTCCAGACCTTCGTTTAGATAAACTAGCAGAAATTGTTAATCCTCAGCGAGTCATTCCAACAACAATGGAATTTGTAGATATTGCCGGTCTAGTAAAAGGTGCATCCAAAGGTGAAGGCTTAGGCAACCAGTTTTTGGCCAATATTCGTGAAACAGATGCAATTGGTCATGTTGTTCGTTGTTTTGATGACCCAAACATTGTTCACGTTGCTGGTCAAGTAAACCCACAAGAAGACATTGACGTTATCAATACTGAATTAGCACTTGCAGATATGGATTCAATTGACAACGCGATGTTCCGTAATGCTAAAAAAGCCAAAGGTGGCGACGCAGATGCTAAGTTTGAAATCAAAGTACTTGAAAAGTTAAAGCCTATCGTTGATGAGGGTGGCATGGCCCGCTCTGTTGAGCTTACGAAAGAAGAATTAGCAGCAATCAGCTACTTAAATCTACTCACTATGAAGCCAACTATGTATATCGCAAACGTTGCAGAAGATGGATTTGAGAATAATCCGTTTTTAGACAAGGTTCGAGAGATTGCTTCAACTGAAAATGCGGTTGTTGTTGCGGTTTGTGCAGCCATCGAGTCAGAGTTATCTGAATTAGAGCCGGAAGATTTAGCCGAATTTATGGAAGATTTAGGTTGGGATGAACCTGGTTTAAACCGAGTGATTCGTTCTGGTTATGAGTTATTAAGACTGAATACATACTTTACTGCTGGTGTAAAAGAAGTAAGAGCTTGGACATACACGTCTGGTTCTACTGCGCCACAAGCCGCTGGCAAAATTCACACTGACTTTGAAAAAGGCTTTATTCGTGCCGAAATCGTTGGTTACGATGATTTTGTTGAAAATGGCGGTGAATCTGGCGCAAAAGAAGCTGGAAAATGGCGCCTTGAAGGTAAAGATTACATCGTTAAAGACGGCGACGTTATACATTTCCGCTTCAATGTTTAA